A single window of Nocardia sp. NBC_01327 DNA harbors:
- a CDS encoding oxygenase MpaB family protein — MPAQTGYFSDDSMIRRVMRKRAVGLTYGQRALVIGAVHPLLYVGTAENTQHRTTPYTRLALTGKLFEAVSLGTREEADRARSFTRKRHSTVEGALPEDAGQRNPAGTRYSTHDPHLMFMTMAFTLDSAEVMHDLLVRKLTPGEREGLYQDYCRWGELFGMPREAAPATYAQFRRDYDAYLASDEVFLTDEAKLVGAYLMGQRVAYPMPMPIQQALGGFSLLVQGSLPPRIREMYGLSWGMREEIACRGLAQAVRTAHISPPLAPKLLRGSLTGPSYPLYRLATRREQRLISAGRPSMPGVDPRNWVARHSA, encoded by the coding sequence ATGCCTGCACAGACCGGTTACTTCTCCGACGATTCGATGATTCGGCGCGTGATGCGCAAGCGGGCGGTGGGACTCACCTACGGGCAGCGCGCCCTGGTCATCGGGGCCGTGCACCCGCTGCTCTACGTCGGGACCGCCGAGAACACCCAGCATCGCACCACGCCGTATACGCGACTCGCGCTCACCGGCAAGCTCTTCGAAGCCGTCTCCCTGGGCACCCGCGAAGAAGCCGACCGGGCCCGCTCTTTCACCCGCAAACGCCACAGCACGGTCGAGGGCGCACTGCCCGAGGACGCGGGACAGCGCAATCCGGCGGGCACCCGCTACTCCACGCACGATCCGCACCTCATGTTCATGACCATGGCCTTCACCCTCGACTCCGCCGAAGTCATGCACGATCTGCTGGTCCGCAAGCTCACCCCCGGCGAGCGCGAAGGTCTCTACCAGGACTACTGCCGCTGGGGTGAACTGTTCGGCATGCCGCGCGAGGCCGCGCCGGCCACCTACGCGCAGTTCCGGCGCGACTACGACGCCTACCTCGCCTCCGACGAGGTGTTCCTCACCGACGAGGCCAAACTCGTCGGCGCGTACCTCATGGGCCAGCGTGTCGCGTACCCCATGCCGATGCCTATTCAGCAGGCCCTGGGCGGATTCTCGCTCCTGGTGCAGGGCAGCCTTCCGCCGCGCATTCGCGAGATGTACGGCCTGAGCTGGGGCATGCGCGAGGAGATCGCCTGCCGCGGCCTGGCCCAGGCGGTCCGCACCGCGCACATTTCCCCGCCGCTCGCGCCCAAACTGCTGCGCGGCTCGCTGACCGGGCCGAGCTATCCGCTCTACCGCCTCGCGACACGCCGCGAGCAGCGCCTGATCAGCGCCGGTCGGCCCAGCATGCCGGGGGTCGATCCGCGCAACTGGGTGGCCAGACATTCGGCGTGA
- a CDS encoding RNA-guided endonuclease InsQ/TnpB family protein has translation MGSAAVKRAFKFRFYPTEEQATELSQTFGCIRKVYNLALEARDEAWSRHGERVTFNDTSAMLTLWKHTEELAFLNDVAAVPLQQTLRHLQTAFIAFWNKRSSYPRFKSCKKSRASAEYTRSAFRYRDGQLTLAKMTAPLNIVWSRPLPEGVPPSTVTVSRDSAGRWFVSLLCEDQEVRPLPPTDSTVGIDAGLHSLLTLSTGEKVPNPKHELRDRARLARAQRRLTRKAPGDGANRNEARRRLARIHARVADRRRNYLHNVTTRLVRENQTLVIEDLSVHNMVRNRNLARSISDASWREFRTMLEYKANWYGREVVTIDRWFPSSKRCSACGALAERLPLDVRVWTCSTCNASHDRDVNAAMNILAAGRAVTVCGDDVRPQRNLPGGQSSAKQKARPVRAGDSPIREHVNSASS, from the coding sequence ATGGGTTCCGCTGCAGTGAAGCGGGCGTTCAAATTCCGCTTCTATCCAACCGAAGAACAGGCGACTGAGCTGTCGCAAACGTTCGGCTGCATACGAAAGGTCTACAACCTCGCACTGGAGGCGCGGGACGAGGCGTGGAGCCGGCATGGAGAGAGAGTCACGTTCAACGACACCTCGGCGATGTTGACACTGTGGAAACATACCGAGGAGCTCGCGTTTCTGAATGACGTTGCCGCAGTACCACTGCAACAGACGTTGCGGCACCTCCAGACGGCGTTCATCGCATTTTGGAACAAGCGCTCCAGCTATCCAAGATTCAAGTCCTGCAAGAAGTCCCGCGCGAGCGCGGAGTACACCCGCAGTGCATTTCGCTACCGAGACGGGCAGCTCACTCTGGCCAAAATGACTGCGCCATTGAATATCGTCTGGTCGCGACCGCTTCCTGAAGGTGTGCCGCCGTCGACAGTGACGGTGTCTCGCGACAGCGCAGGGCGATGGTTCGTGTCTCTGCTGTGCGAAGACCAGGAGGTGCGGCCCCTGCCACCGACAGACTCGACGGTCGGCATCGATGCCGGCCTGCACAGCCTGCTCACACTGTCCACGGGCGAGAAGGTCCCGAACCCGAAACATGAACTGCGCGACCGCGCCCGACTGGCCAGAGCGCAGCGAAGACTCACCCGCAAGGCACCCGGCGACGGTGCGAATCGAAACGAAGCCCGCCGCAGGCTGGCGCGCATCCACGCCCGCGTTGCCGACCGACGACGAAACTATCTCCACAATGTGACGACTCGGCTCGTGCGTGAGAACCAAACGCTCGTGATCGAGGACTTGTCGGTGCACAACATGGTCCGAAACCGAAACCTCGCCCGCTCCATCTCCGACGCATCGTGGCGCGAATTCCGAACCATGTTGGAGTACAAGGCCAACTGGTACGGGCGCGAAGTGGTCACTATTGATCGATGGTTTCCCTCGTCGAAGCGATGCTCCGCGTGTGGTGCGCTCGCGGAGCGCCTTCCGCTGGACGTGCGGGTGTGGACATGCAGTACTTGCAACGCATCCCACGACCGGGACGTGAACGCTGCGATGAACATTCTGGCCGCCGGACGGGCGGTGACAGTCTGTGGAGACGATGTAAGACCTCAACGGAACCTTCCGGGCGGGCAATCGTCAGCGAAGCAGAAAGCACGGCCCGTGAGGGCTGGAGACTCTCCCATCCGAGAGCACGTCAACAGCGCATCCTCGTGA
- a CDS encoding phospholipase C, which produces MHAPSRRRFGRRSRTAAAFTALVALSATACSGSSGQSAAETATPIKHIVVIFQENVSFDHYFGTYPKAANTDGTPFTALPNTPAVDGLTPDLLTKNPNKFQPQRLGGPNQQITCDQDHEYKDEQAAFDGGKMDKFVEHTEMAACKPPTFGAPGMVMDYYDGNSVTALWNYAQHYAMSDNSYGTTFGPSAVGAVNLVSGQTHGVTKEFMPGGKPFPAIDVLEQAGNGQGTLTDDPQPLGDDCSSRDQVQMTGTNIGDLLNKKNISWGFFEGGFKPTATTDGKAVCGANHVVGPMLGGTGKTGDRAFDTKDDYIPHHEPFQYYAQTANPHHLPPTAVDKIGQSDQANHQYDLSDFWSAADSGHLPAVSYLKAAGYQDGHAAYSDPLDEQQFLVESINHLQKLPDWKDTAVVIAYDDSDGWYDHKSSPAGLSSSSPDDILSGPSACGDVDGKHATYQGRCGYGPRLPLLVISPYAKSNYIDHSVTDQTSVLRFIEDNWKTGRIGDDSYDARAGALDPMFDFSSPAQPTLVLDPKTGTRN; this is translated from the coding sequence ATGCATGCCCCGTCTCGCCGCCGCTTCGGCAGGCGAAGTCGCACCGCTGCCGCGTTCACCGCGCTGGTGGCGCTGAGCGCGACCGCGTGCTCCGGTTCCTCGGGGCAGTCGGCCGCCGAGACCGCGACGCCGATCAAGCACATCGTGGTGATCTTCCAGGAGAACGTGTCCTTCGATCACTACTTCGGCACCTACCCGAAGGCCGCGAACACCGACGGCACCCCGTTCACCGCGCTGCCGAACACACCGGCGGTGGACGGGCTCACCCCCGATCTGCTGACCAAGAACCCCAACAAGTTCCAGCCCCAGCGGCTCGGCGGCCCGAACCAGCAGATCACCTGCGATCAGGACCACGAGTACAAGGACGAGCAGGCCGCGTTCGACGGCGGCAAGATGGACAAGTTCGTCGAGCACACCGAAATGGCCGCGTGCAAGCCGCCGACCTTCGGCGCGCCCGGCATGGTGATGGACTATTACGACGGCAATTCCGTGACCGCGCTGTGGAATTACGCGCAGCACTACGCGATGAGCGACAACTCCTACGGCACCACCTTCGGACCCTCGGCGGTCGGCGCGGTGAACCTGGTCTCGGGCCAGACCCACGGCGTGACAAAGGAATTCATGCCCGGCGGCAAGCCGTTCCCCGCCATCGACGTGCTGGAGCAGGCGGGCAACGGCCAGGGCACCCTCACCGACGACCCGCAGCCCCTCGGCGACGATTGCTCGAGCCGCGACCAGGTCCAGATGACCGGCACCAATATCGGTGACCTGCTGAACAAGAAGAACATCAGCTGGGGCTTCTTCGAGGGCGGCTTCAAGCCCACCGCGACCACCGACGGCAAGGCCGTCTGCGGCGCCAACCACGTGGTCGGCCCGATGCTCGGCGGCACCGGCAAGACCGGCGACCGCGCGTTCGACACCAAGGACGACTACATCCCGCACCACGAGCCGTTCCAGTACTACGCGCAGACCGCGAACCCGCACCACCTGCCGCCCACCGCGGTGGACAAGATCGGCCAGAGCGATCAGGCCAACCACCAGTACGACCTGTCCGACTTCTGGTCGGCCGCCGATTCCGGCCACCTGCCCGCGGTCAGCTACCTGAAGGCCGCCGGCTACCAGGACGGCCACGCCGCCTACTCCGATCCGCTGGACGAGCAGCAGTTCCTGGTCGAATCCATCAACCACCTGCAGAAGCTGCCGGACTGGAAGGACACCGCGGTCGTCATCGCCTACGACGACTCCGACGGCTGGTACGACCACAAGTCTTCCCCCGCGGGCCTGTCCTCCAGCTCGCCCGACGACATCCTGAGCGGCCCGAGTGCCTGCGGTGACGTAGACGGCAAGCACGCCACCTACCAGGGCCGCTGCGGTTACGGCCCCCGCCTGCCGCTGCTGGTGATCTCCCCGTACGCCAAATCCAATTACATCGACCACTCGGTCACCGATCAGACCTCGGTGCTGCGCTTCATCGAGGACAACTGGAAAACCGGCCGCATCGGCGACGACTCCTACGACGCCCGCGCCGGAGCCCTGGACCCGATGTTCGATTTCTCGTCCCCGGCCCAGCCCACGTTGGTCCTGGACCCGAAGACCGGTACTAGGAACTGA
- a CDS encoding alpha/beta fold hydrolase, producing MTMTSGTDKPTVPLAPMRAIHTGSGDPLLLLHGFMMSPHCWEQVAQRMSSHCEVFAPAFTGHWGGPELDGWYLDVSALADRVEDQLDELGWRTCHIAGNSLGGWVGFELARRGRARTLTAIAPAGGWQTPSALQVRVGLKFLSLVPLVEVGRYLPDLLAFSAPVRQAVAMILSKNTAAAPRRAIEAAITSSLHCRAMLPLIAGVLRAPDLEDLSDLKTPVRLLMCENDRVIPYRAYAKRFLQELPDSADRILVHDVGHVPMLEAPDRIATLIAEHVYASRTRLRAV from the coding sequence ATGACGATGACGTCAGGCACCGACAAGCCCACCGTCCCGCTCGCGCCCATGCGTGCCATTCACACCGGCTCCGGTGATCCCCTGCTCCTGTTGCACGGGTTCATGATGTCGCCACACTGCTGGGAGCAGGTGGCACAGCGGATGTCGTCCCATTGCGAGGTGTTCGCTCCGGCCTTCACCGGACACTGGGGCGGTCCCGAACTCGACGGCTGGTACCTGGATGTCAGTGCCCTTGCCGACCGGGTCGAAGACCAGTTGGACGAATTGGGCTGGCGCACCTGTCATATCGCGGGAAATTCGCTCGGCGGCTGGGTGGGCTTCGAGCTGGCGCGGCGCGGCCGGGCCCGCACGCTCACCGCGATCGCCCCGGCAGGCGGCTGGCAAACCCCTTCCGCCCTGCAGGTTCGGGTGGGATTGAAGTTCCTGTCGCTGGTGCCGCTGGTGGAGGTCGGCAGATATCTGCCCGATCTGCTGGCCTTCAGCGCGCCGGTGCGGCAGGCGGTGGCCATGATCCTGAGCAAGAACACCGCGGCCGCCCCGCGCCGCGCCATCGAGGCCGCCATCACCTCGTCGCTGCACTGCCGGGCCATGCTGCCGCTCATCGCGGGCGTGCTGCGCGCCCCCGATCTGGAGGATCTGTCGGATCTGAAAACACCTGTGCGCCTGCTCATGTGCGAAAACGACCGGGTCATTCCCTACCGCGCGTACGCCAAGCGCTTCCTTCAGGAGCTCCCGGATTCCGCAGACCGTATTCTGGTACACGATGTGGGTCACGTCCCCATGCTGGAGGCGCCCGACCGCATTGCCACGCTCATCGCGGAGCACGTCTACGCCAGCCGCACCCGTCTGCGCGCTGTCTGA
- a CDS encoding acyl-CoA dehydrogenase family protein → MFEWSETDEMIRDAVRSFIDKEIRPNLAALDSGEMLPYPIVRNLFAQFGIDALGGEAIGKMLARQRKKEAALAAGEPLPEKKERASGDGGPFSGQESMMAVLISELSGVCMGLVTAMGVSIGLGATTIMSRGTLAQKERWLPDIVTMKKVAAWAITEPDSGSDAFGGMKTYVRRDGDDYLLNGQKTFITNGPYADTVVVYAKLDEGDGVGKRDRKVLTFVLDKGMEGFTQGKPFKKMGLHASPTGELFFDNVRLSRDRLLGETEQHEGGDGRESARSSFTAERIGVAFMALGIVNECHRVCLDYAKNRKLWGQEIGRFQLVQLKLAKMEIARMNIENMVFNVLERGRAGKSPSLAEASAMKLYCSETATDVAMEAVQLFGGNGYMSEYHVEQLARDAKSLMIYAGSNEIQVTHVAKGLLAQ, encoded by the coding sequence GGACAGCGGCGAGATGCTGCCGTATCCGATTGTCCGGAACCTGTTCGCCCAGTTCGGAATCGACGCCCTGGGCGGGGAGGCCATCGGCAAGATGCTGGCCCGGCAGCGCAAGAAGGAAGCGGCGTTGGCGGCCGGGGAACCGTTGCCGGAGAAGAAGGAACGCGCCTCCGGCGACGGCGGCCCGTTCTCCGGGCAGGAATCGATGATGGCGGTGCTCATCAGTGAACTGTCCGGGGTGTGCATGGGCCTGGTCACCGCCATGGGCGTGAGCATCGGTCTCGGGGCCACCACCATCATGTCGCGCGGCACGCTCGCTCAGAAGGAGCGCTGGCTGCCCGATATCGTGACCATGAAAAAGGTTGCGGCGTGGGCGATTACGGAACCGGACTCGGGCTCGGACGCCTTCGGCGGTATGAAGACGTATGTGCGCCGCGACGGTGACGACTACCTGCTCAACGGGCAGAAGACGTTCATCACCAACGGTCCCTACGCCGATACCGTGGTCGTCTACGCCAAGCTGGACGAGGGCGACGGCGTCGGCAAGCGCGACCGCAAGGTGCTGACCTTCGTGCTGGACAAGGGCATGGAGGGCTTCACCCAGGGCAAGCCGTTCAAGAAGATGGGCTTGCACGCCTCGCCCACCGGGGAACTGTTCTTCGACAATGTGCGGCTGTCGCGGGACCGGCTGCTCGGGGAGACCGAACAGCATGAGGGCGGTGACGGAAGGGAAAGCGCCCGTTCGAGTTTCACCGCCGAACGCATCGGCGTCGCATTCATGGCGCTGGGCATCGTGAACGAATGCCATCGGGTCTGCCTGGACTACGCCAAGAATCGCAAGCTGTGGGGTCAGGAGATCGGCCGCTTCCAGCTGGTGCAGTTGAAGCTGGCCAAGATGGAGATCGCCCGGATGAATATCGAGAACATGGTGTTCAACGTCCTCGAGCGTGGCCGCGCCGGTAAGTCGCCGTCACTGGCCGAGGCGTCCGCCATGAAGCTCTACTGCTCGGAGACCGCCACCGATGTCGCCATGGAGGCGGTGCAGCTCTTCGGCGGAAACGGCTACATGTCCGAATACCACGTCGAACAGCTCGCCCGGGACGCCAAGTCACTGATGATCTACGCCGGCAGCAATGAGATTCAGGTGACCCACGTCGCCAAGGGCCTGCTCGCGCAGTAG
- the trpS gene encoding tryptophan--tRNA ligase — translation MSSPEPSAERKQRVLSGIQPTSDSFHFGNYLGAVQYWVRLQDEFDAFYFIPDLHAITVPQDPKELRKRTKVSAAQLLALGVDPKKSTLFVQSQVPEHAELTWVLNCLTGFGEASRMTQFKDKSVKQGAENATVGLFTYPVLMAADILLYRPQLVPVGEDQRQHLELTRNLAQRFNTRYKKTFVVPEAHIVTGTAKIYDLQDPTAKMSKSASSDAGLLNLLDDPKISAKKIRSAVTDTGREIRYDPETKAGVSNLLVILSSLTETPIVTLEQDFEGKGYGDLKSATADALVEFVTPLRAKVDEFMSDQTELDRILRSGADQAREVASKTLAQVYDRVGFLAR, via the coding sequence ATGTCGAGTCCTGAGCCCTCCGCCGAACGCAAGCAGCGGGTCCTGTCCGGTATCCAGCCGACCAGCGATTCGTTCCACTTCGGGAACTACCTTGGCGCCGTGCAGTATTGGGTGCGGCTGCAGGACGAATTCGACGCCTTCTACTTCATTCCCGACCTGCACGCCATCACCGTGCCGCAGGATCCGAAGGAACTGCGCAAGCGCACCAAGGTCTCCGCGGCGCAGCTGCTGGCCCTGGGCGTCGACCCCAAGAAGTCGACGCTGTTCGTACAGAGCCAGGTGCCCGAGCACGCCGAACTGACCTGGGTGCTGAACTGCCTCACCGGCTTCGGCGAGGCCAGCCGGATGACCCAGTTCAAGGACAAGTCGGTCAAGCAGGGTGCGGAGAACGCGACCGTCGGCCTGTTCACCTATCCGGTGCTCATGGCCGCCGATATCCTGCTCTACCGCCCGCAGCTGGTGCCGGTCGGCGAGGATCAGCGCCAGCACCTGGAGCTGACCCGAAATCTGGCCCAGCGCTTCAACACTCGGTACAAGAAGACCTTCGTGGTGCCGGAGGCGCATATCGTCACCGGCACCGCCAAGATCTACGACCTGCAGGATCCGACCGCCAAGATGAGCAAATCGGCCTCCTCGGACGCCGGTCTGCTCAATCTGCTCGACGATCCCAAGATCTCGGCCAAGAAGATCCGTTCCGCGGTCACCGATACCGGGCGCGAGATCCGCTACGACCCGGAGACCAAGGCGGGCGTGAGCAATCTGCTGGTCATTCTGAGCTCGCTCACCGAGACCCCGATCGTCACGCTGGAACAGGACTTCGAGGGCAAGGGCTACGGCGATCTCAAATCCGCCACCGCCGACGCCCTGGTCGAATTCGTCACCCCGCTGCGCGCGAAGGTCGACGAGTTCATGTCCGACCAGACCGAACTCGACCGCATCCTGCGCTCCGGCGCCGATCAGGCCCGCGAGGTCGCGAGCAAGACCCTGGCCCAGGTGTACGACCGCGTCGGGTTCCTCGCCCGCTGA
- a CDS encoding ribonuclease domain-containing protein — protein MKISSRTRAWLLLGGALIMVLVAVLVSRGGDHAATTSSAKVTTTVAGKTTTAAKPGPRATAPGAVDEPTHAAGVPDRAYQTLIEIDAGRWPGSANSPGTHGGDTWMNRGGSLPAQDSSGKKISYQEWDVNPKKPGQGRDAQRIITGSDGSAYYTGDHYNTFTKMR, from the coding sequence GTGAAGATCTCCTCGCGGACGCGCGCCTGGCTGCTGCTGGGCGGCGCGCTGATCATGGTGCTGGTCGCGGTGCTCGTCTCGCGCGGCGGCGATCACGCCGCGACGACGAGCAGCGCCAAGGTGACCACCACGGTCGCCGGAAAGACCACGACCGCAGCCAAACCGGGCCCGCGCGCCACCGCGCCCGGCGCGGTGGACGAGCCGACGCACGCGGCCGGTGTACCCGATCGCGCCTACCAGACCCTGATCGAGATCGACGCCGGTCGCTGGCCCGGCTCCGCCAATTCCCCTGGGACACATGGCGGAGACACCTGGATGAACCGCGGCGGCAGTCTCCCCGCACAGGATTCGAGCGGCAAGAAGATCTCCTATCAGGAATGGGACGTCAATCCGAAGAAGCCGGGCCAGGGCCGCGACGCCCAGCGCATCATCACCGGCAGTGACGGTTCCGCCTACTACACCGGCGACCACTACAACACCTTCACCAAAATGCGCTGA
- a CDS encoding barstar family protein: MNAQVAIPLTQFLVNETASDVISTGSARSAAEPPQALGVLPVGAAEFSGVRGQMPAGYLSRELRGRKMRTVAEVFDEFAAAFQFPYYFGQNKDAFDECLRDLDEFVGPAQGYVVVVRNAALLLTEQPEERRWFAEAMTDSAGHWAEREVAFRVVLQDAAPAGIEAAALRLG, encoded by the coding sequence ATGAACGCGCAGGTTGCCATCCCGCTGACGCAATTCCTCGTAAATGAGACGGCGTCCGATGTCATATCCACCGGCTCGGCTCGATCGGCGGCAGAACCCCCGCAAGCGTTGGGCGTGCTGCCGGTGGGGGCGGCCGAATTCTCGGGTGTGCGTGGGCAAATGCCCGCGGGATATCTGTCGCGGGAGTTGCGGGGGCGGAAGATGCGCACGGTGGCAGAGGTTTTCGACGAGTTCGCGGCGGCGTTCCAGTTTCCGTACTACTTCGGGCAGAACAAGGATGCCTTCGATGAATGTCTGCGGGATCTGGACGAATTCGTCGGCCCCGCACAGGGGTACGTGGTGGTGGTGCGCAATGCCGCGCTGCTGCTCACCGAGCAGCCCGAGGAGCGGCGCTGGTTCGCCGAGGCGATGACCGACAGCGCTGGGCACTGGGCCGAGCGCGAGGTGGCATTCCGGGTGGTCCTGCAGGACGCCGCACCCGCCGGAATCGAGGCGGCGGCACTGCGTCTGGGATAG
- a CDS encoding exodeoxyribonuclease III yields MPKILSTVNVNGVRAAAPKGLLAWLAVTEADIICLQETRATDEQTRSALAPALDAGWFLTHAEPGIKGRAGVAILSRRAPDAVRVGVGLYQDGTWCAVEEFAALGRYVEADFDELTVASVYVHTGEADTPMQDEKYRFLDALGARMTSIGRDFVISGDWNVAHTELDIKNWKGNVKNSGFLPQERAWVSSMLAAGYVDVVRLLHPDVPGPYSWHSYRGRAFDNDAGWRIDYQLASGDIATRAKQAVVEKAATYAERWSDHAPVTVQYR; encoded by the coding sequence GTGCCCAAAATCCTCAGCACGGTAAACGTCAATGGAGTGCGCGCCGCGGCCCCCAAGGGACTGCTCGCCTGGCTAGCGGTCACCGAGGCCGACATCATCTGCCTGCAGGAGACGCGGGCGACCGATGAGCAAACGCGTAGCGCACTGGCGCCCGCGCTCGATGCCGGATGGTTCCTGACCCATGCCGAACCCGGTATCAAGGGCCGCGCCGGGGTGGCGATCCTGTCCCGCCGGGCGCCCGATGCCGTGCGCGTCGGCGTCGGTCTCTATCAGGACGGAACCTGGTGTGCCGTCGAAGAATTCGCCGCGCTGGGGCGCTACGTCGAAGCGGACTTCGACGAGCTCACTGTGGCCAGCGTGTACGTGCACACCGGTGAGGCCGACACCCCGATGCAGGACGAGAAGTACCGTTTCCTCGATGCCCTCGGCGCGCGCATGACCAGCATCGGCCGCGACTTCGTCATCAGCGGCGACTGGAATGTCGCGCACACCGAACTCGACATCAAGAACTGGAAGGGCAACGTCAAGAACTCCGGCTTCCTGCCGCAGGAGCGCGCCTGGGTGTCGTCCATGCTGGCCGCCGGATACGTGGACGTGGTCCGCCTGCTGCACCCGGATGTGCCCGGCCCCTACAGCTGGCACTCCTACCGCGGCCGCGCCTTCGACAATGACGCCGGCTGGCGCATCGACTATCAGCTGGCCTCCGGCGATATCGCCACCCGGGCCAAACAGGCGGTGGTGGAGAAGGCCGCCACCTACGCCGAGCGCTGGTCCGACCACGCTCCGGTCACGGTGCAGTACCGGTGA
- a CDS encoding TetR/AcrR family transcriptional regulator yields MTGQRTYGGISAAERRTQRRTALLDAALDILGAQGVDKLTVAALCTGAGLNERYYYENFDSRDAVLSALFDTIAEELAGALLHALHTAPGSTRGKAHAAITAGIHVLTDDPRKARVALVVSSATPELRTRTVHTIRAFANLVAAEGIDFYGLTDAEPDPVISFRATYLVGGLVQTLTAWLQGDLPMTRDDLIDHTTDIFVLLGEDMAARLRP; encoded by the coding sequence GTGACCGGGCAACGGACCTACGGCGGCATCTCGGCGGCCGAACGCCGCACACAGCGCCGCACCGCCCTGCTCGACGCCGCGCTCGACATCCTCGGCGCGCAGGGTGTGGACAAACTGACGGTCGCCGCCCTCTGCACCGGCGCGGGCCTCAACGAGCGCTACTACTACGAGAATTTCGACAGCCGCGACGCCGTGCTGTCGGCCTTGTTCGACACCATTGCCGAGGAGCTGGCCGGCGCCCTGCTGCACGCACTGCACACCGCCCCCGGCAGCACGCGGGGCAAAGCGCACGCCGCGATCACCGCGGGCATCCACGTCCTCACCGACGACCCCCGCAAGGCCCGCGTCGCCCTGGTCGTCAGCTCCGCGACCCCCGAACTGCGGACCCGCACCGTGCACACCATCCGCGCCTTCGCCAATCTCGTTGCCGCGGAAGGCATCGACTTCTACGGGCTGACCGACGCCGAGCCGGACCCCGTAATCAGCTTCCGCGCAACGTATCTGGTCGGCGGCCTCGTGCAAACCCTCACCGCCTGGCTGCAAGGTGATCTCCCGATGACCCGAGACGACCTCATCGACCACACCACCGACATCTTCGTTCTGCTCGGCGAAGATATGGCCGCGCGATTGCGCCCCTGA
- a CDS encoding SAM-dependent methyltransferase, translating into MTDHMPVDQSKPSIARVYDYLLGGQDNYAVDREVGDYFKNDLPGSVAIAFANRQALVRAVGEMTQLGITQFLDMGSGLPTADNVHQIAQQLIPDARVVYVDNDPIVLAHGRALLANHETTTVIQADLRDTEDIRNDPEVVRLIDFDQPVGIIFSATLHHLNDDEKPGEVVRYWSERIQPGSLVYISHFRSGHNEETQTAEQKLQSTFGRGRWRSEDEILDLFGDLDILEPRLVPCTLWRPTAPETPPEAEDVPRIGAPAPGLSVWEQLIACAMARKP; encoded by the coding sequence ATGACCGACCACATGCCGGTGGACCAATCCAAACCGAGCATCGCGCGGGTGTACGACTATCTGCTCGGCGGGCAGGACAATTACGCCGTCGATCGGGAGGTCGGCGACTACTTCAAGAACGACCTGCCCGGTTCGGTGGCGATCGCCTTCGCCAATCGGCAGGCGCTCGTGCGCGCGGTGGGCGAGATGACGCAGCTCGGCATCACGCAGTTCCTGGATATGGGCAGCGGCCTGCCGACGGCCGACAATGTGCACCAGATCGCGCAGCAGCTGATTCCCGATGCCCGGGTGGTGTACGTCGACAATGATCCGATCGTGCTGGCGCACGGGCGGGCACTGCTGGCCAATCACGAGACCACCACGGTGATCCAGGCGGATCTGCGTGACACGGAAGACATTCGGAACGATCCGGAGGTCGTCCGGCTCATCGATTTCGACCAGCCGGTGGGCATCATCTTCAGCGCGACCCTGCACCACCTCAACGACGACGAGAAGCCGGGCGAGGTCGTGCGCTACTGGTCCGAGCGCATACAGCCCGGAAGTCTGGTCTACATCTCGCATTTCCGCTCCGGGCACAATGAGGAGACCCAGACCGCGGAGCAGAAGCTGCAGAGCACCTTCGGCCGCGGCCGCTGGCGCAGCGAGGACGAGATCCTGGACCTCTTCGGCGATCTCGACATCCTGGAACCCCGACTGGTCCCGTGCACACTGTGGCGGCCCACCGCCCCGGAAACCCCTCCCGAGGCAGAAGACGTACCACGCATCGGCGCACCCGCCCCGGGACTATCGGTCTGGGAGCAACTCATCGCCTGCGCCATGGCCCGCAAGCCGTAG